The stretch of DNA GGAGGGGGGTCTGGACACGAGCCAGCACACGCAGGTAGGACACTCGTTTACCTGTATAGACACATTCAGACACCAACGTTGTAAATCCAGGGGACTGGGACTCGAAGTCCAGCGACTGTCAACCCTCTTGATGAGGTCTCTAGGTGTTGGtttgtatgcacacacacacagtccctctctGCTGAGGGGACACAGGGTGGTGGTCAGGCCTGGAGGTCCTCAGGGGACGAGTGGCCCTGCTCTCTAGAGGGGTGCCTGGGCACGAGCCAACACAGACAagtactctctgtctctgatctcccacccccctctctccccgtttctccctaccctaccccctctctctccccctctctctctccccctctctctctctccccctctctctctgtctctctctgatcccctacccctctctccccgtctctccctccccttctccctctctccccctctctcttcccgtctctccctccccttctccctctctcccccccagggTACATAGGTAGCGGTATGCTATCAGCAGTGGTTGCAGGTGGTGTCTTTGCCTCCCCTCCCCCGGCCAGTGTTCTAGCGGCCATTTTGTGTCTAAGTGACGCGGGGGTGTCGGGAGTTCTACTCATCGTTAAGAACTACACCGGCGACCGCCTCAACTTCGGCCTCGCTGCGGAACAGGCCCGTAACCGCGGCGTCGCAGTCGAAATGGTGATTGTCGCCGACGACTGTGCTTTTGATCAACCCAGTAAGGCCGGGAGGAGGGGCCTGTGTGGGACGGTGTTCGTTCACAAGGTAATGGATCAGTGTTTCATCTTTTTTTGACCGCGTGTTACAAATGACAGAAGTATAGCGTTTTTATGTTTTAGATGTATAGGATTTTTAACCCCGATCGATCATCTAGGACTGTTTTGATGTTAACACGTCGTGTGAAAGAAAGTCATTGATCTCTTTTCCTCTCGCTCAGCTTGCTGGGGCTCTGGCTGAAGAAGGTTGTCCATTGGACGAGATCGTCTCCAAGGTGACAGAGGCAGTGAAGGGCATTGgtgagatagacacacacacacactcacaaccgtTTCAGCCAGTCAGCTTTTCTCTTATCTGTACCTGTCAGTTTACACTCCTCTAGTATTCTCAGAGATTGTGTGTTTCTACTGTAGGTACTCTGGGGGTCAGTAGTATTCTCAGAGATTGTGTGTTTCTACTGTAGGTACTCTGGGGGTCAGTAGTATTCTCAGAGATTGTGTGTTTCTACTGTAGGTACTCTGGGGTCAGTAGTATTCTCAGAGATTGTGTGTTTCTACTGTAGGTACTCTGGGGGTCAGCTTGTCTCCCTGCAGTGTTCCAGGCTGTCTGCCTTCCTTTGACCTGCCTGCTGGAGAGATGGAGCTGGGactgggtgagagagggagggagagagctgggactgggtgagggagggagggagagagctcggactgggtgagagagggagggagagagctcggactgggtgagagggggaaggagagagctcggactgggtgagaggggagggagagagctctgactgggtgagagggggagggagagagctcggactgggtgagaggggagggagagagctcggactgggtgagaggggaggggagagagctcggactgggtgagaggggagggagagagctcggactgggtgaggggagggagagagctcggACTGGGTGAGGGGggcgggagggaaggagggagagagctgggactgggtgagggggagggagagagctgggactgggtgaggggagggagagagctgggactggggggagggagagagctgggactggggggagggagagctgggactggggggagggagagctcggactgggggagggagagagctcggactgggggagggagagagctcggactgggggagggagagagctcggactggggggagggagagagctcggactgggggagggagagagctcggactgggggggaggagagagctcggactggggggagggagagagctcggactgggggagggagagctcggactggggggagggagagagctcggACTGGGGGGGAGAGGGCTCGGactgggggggagggagagggctcggactgggggggagggagagggctcggactggggggagggagagggctcggactgggggagggagagggctcggactgggggggagggagagggctcggactggggggagggagagagctcggattggggggagggagagagctcggactggggggagggagagagctgggactggggggaggggagagctgggactgggggagggagagagctgggactgggggagggagagagctgggactgggggggggagggagagagctgggactgggtgAGGGGggcgggagggaaggagggagagagctgggactgggcgagaggggagggagagagctgggactgggtgagagggggagggagagagctgggactgggtgagagggggagggagagagctgggactgggtgagaggggagggagagagctgggactgggtgagagggggagggagagagctcggactgggtgagaggggagggagagagctcggactgggtgagaggggagggagagagctctgactgggtgagagggggagggagagagctctgactgggtgagaggggagggagagagctcggactgggtgagagggggagggagagagctcggactgggtgagagggggagggagagagctcggactgggtgagagggggagggagagagctcggactgggtgagggggagggagagagctcggACTGGGTGAGGGggcgggagggaaggagggagagagctgggactgggtgggggagggagagagctgggactggggggagggagagagctcggactgggggagggagagagctcggACTGGGGGGGAGCTCGGactgggggggagggagagagctcggactggggggagggagagagctcggggggagggagagagctcggactggggggagggagagagctcggactgggggagggagagagctcggactgggggagggagagagctcggactggggggagggagagggctcggactgggggagggagagggctcggactggggggagggagagggctcggactggggggagggagagggctcggactgggggagggagagggctcggactggggggagggagagggctcGGACTGGGGGGATGGAGAGGGCTCGgactggggggagggagagggctcggattgggggagggagagagctgggactgggggagggagagagctgggactggggggggagggagagagctgggactgggggagggagagagctgggactggggggaggggagggagagagctgggactgggtgAGGGGggcgggagggaaggagggagagagctgggactgggcgagagggggagggagagagctgggactgggtgagaggggagggagagagctgggactgggtgagagggggagggagagagctgggactgggtgagaggggagggagagagctgggactgggtgagagggggaggagagagctgggactgggtgagaggggagggagagagctgggactgggtgAGGGGggcgggagggaaggagggagagagctgggactgggcgagaggggggagggagagggctggGACTGGGTGAGGGGGGGCGGGAGAGAGCTGGgacagggtgagagggggagggagagagctgggactgggtgagagagggggagggagagagctgggactgggtgagggggcgggagggaaggagggagagagctgggactgggcgagagggagagggctgggacTGGGTGAGGGggcgggagggaaggagggagctgggactgggtgagagggatggaggaagagctggagctgggactgggtgggtgaggagggagagatggagctggGACTGGGTGAGGGAGGGAGTTGGGACTGGGTGAGAGCTGGAactgggtgagagagggagggagagatggagctgggactgggtgagagagggagggagagatggagctgggactgggtgagagggagtgagggagggagggagagatggagctgggactaggtgagagagggagggaggggagatggagctgggactaggtgagagagggagggagggggactggaTAAATTCCATGTTTGGAATCGATAACTTCTATGGGGGGAGAAAGAGCAGTTAGTAATTTAGATCATGTTGTTTTTCTCCTCAGGTATCCATGGTGAGCCTGGCATTAAGAGGTCACAGGTCAGTGTAATAGTTAGGTTACAGTGTTGGCATTAAGAGGTCACAGGTCAGTGTAATAGTTAGGTTCCAAATGGCCCtcaatctggtcaaaagtagtgcactgttctATTTACCCTCTATTCACCCTCTATTCAACCTCTATTCAACCTCTATTCACCCTCTATTCACCCTCTATTCACCCTCTATTCACCCTCTATTCACCCTCTATTCACCCTCTATTCACCCTCTATTCAACCTCTATTCAACCTCTATTCAACCCTTATTTAACCTCTATTCAACCCTTATTCAACCTCTATTCAACCTCTATTCAACCTCTATTCAACCTCTATTCAACCTCTATTCAACCCGTATTCAACCCGTATTCAACCCGTATTCAACCCGTATTCAACCTCTATTCAACCTCTATTCAACCTCTATTCAACCTCTATTCAACCTCTATTCAACCCTTATTCAACCTCTATTCACCCTCTATTCACCCTCTATTCACCCTCTATTCACCCTCTATTCAACCTCTATTCAACCTctattcaacctttattcaacCTCTATTCAACCCTTATTCAACCTCTATTCAACCCTTATTCAACCTCTATTCAACCTCTATTTAACCTCTATTCAACCCTTATTCAACCTCTATTCAAACTCTATTCAACCCTTATTTCACCTCTATTGAACCCTTATTTCACCTCTATTCAACCCTTATTCAACCCTTATTCAACCCTTATTCAACCCTTATTCAACCCTTATTTCACCTCTATTGAACCCTTATTTCACCTCTATTCAACCCTTATTCAACCCTTATTTCACCTCTATTCAACCCTTATTCAACCCTTATTTCACTTCTATTGAACCCTTATTTCACCTCTATTcaacccttatttaactagggCAACTCAGTTTAGAACgtattcctattttcaatgacggccaaacccgtgTGACGCTGCTCTATCAGTGTGTCGTATTTCATTGGGGCCTGAGACGTTGTTGGTTTGCCATGATGGATCTATTTCAGGTGACCTCGGCGGATGAGGTGGTGAAGACCATGGTAGACCATATGACCAACCCTGCCAGCCAATCACATCTGTCTCTGAAGTCAGGTACAAGGACCACCCCATTTAATCAGTGCAAAGTTCAACCGTGTCCCCCCCTCCTTTAAAccgtgtcccccccccctcctttaaaCCGTGTCCCCCCTCCTTTAAACCGTGTCCCCCCTCCTTTAAACCGTGTCCCCCCTCCTTTAAACCGTGTCCCCCTCCTTTAAACCGTGTCCCCCCCCTCCTTTAAACCGTGTCCCCCCCTCCTTTAAACCGTGTCCCCCCTCCTTTAAACCGTGTCCCCCCTCCTTTAAACCGTGTCCCCCCTCCTTTAAACCGTGTCCCCCCCTCCTTTAAACCGTGTCCCCCCTCCTTTAAaccgtgtccccccccccccccctcctttaaaCCGTGTCCCCCCCCTTTAAACCGTGTCCCCCCCTCCTTTAAACCGTGTCCCCCCTCCTTTAAACCGTGTCCCCCCTCCTTTAAaccgtaccccccccccccctcctttaaaCCGTGCCCCCCCTCCTTTAAACCGTGTCCCCCCCCTCCTTTAAACCGTGTCCCCCCTCCTTTAAACCGTGTCCCCCCTCCTTTAAACCGtgtccccccccctcctttaAACCGTGTCCCCCCCCTCCTTTAAACCGTGTCCCCCCCTCCTTTAAACCGTGCCCCCCCCTCCTTTAAaccgtgcccccccccccctcctttaaaCAGTGCCCCCCTCCTTTAAACAGTGTCCCCCCCCTCCTTTAAACAGTGTCCCCCTCCTCCTTTAaacagtgtcccccctcctcctttaaaccgtgtcccccctcctcctttaaaccgtgcccccccctccctcctttaaACCGTGCCCCCTCCTCCTTTAAACCGTGTCTCCCCCTCCTACCTCGTCCTCCTAACCgtgtccagtctctctctctctctctggtacaggTGACAGTGTGGTTCTGTGTGTCAACAACCTTGGAGCTCTGTCTTGTCTAGAGATATCTGTTGTTACTAGATCTGCTATACGCTACCTGGGTAAGACTCATGGCTCATTGCTTAACTGTTATCGTGAATAACAATGTATAATATTGTATTTTATTGCTTTATGAAAAGCTAATTGTTAACCTCGTTATTCAGGTTACCTTGTTTACATTCTCTGTGGAatctcttttttttaaatatttttgtttgtttgttgttgccATGGTTACAGAGGGTCGTGGGGTGCTGGTTGCCCGGGTGATGTCGGGGTCATTTATGACATCACTGGAAATGGCGGGAGTGTCTCTGTCAATGATGAGAGCAGACCAGGAGATACTCCGACTGTTTGGTGAGAACACAGTCACCTGGTTGAGAACACAGTCACCTGGTTGAGAACACAGTCACCTGGTTGAGAACACAGTCACTCCCGATTACACACACAAACCtatcaccatgtaacactggcttgtcgtttctctccctccctccccatctctctctctctctcccatctctctctctcccatctctctctctctctccctccccatctctctctccctccccatctctctctccctccccatctctctctccctccccatctctctctccctccccatctctctctctctctctctccctccccatctctctctctctctctctccctccccatctctctccccatctctctctctctctctctccccatctctctctctctctctctctctctctctctctctctctctctctccccatctctctctccatctctctctctctctctctctctctctctctctctctctctctctccccatctctctctccatctctctctctccccatctctctctctctctccccatctctctctccatctctctctctccccatctctctctctctctccccatctctctctctctctccctccccatctctctctctctctccctccccatctctctctctctctctctctctctctctctctctctctctctctctccctcagatgcCAAGACCACAGCCTCTGCCTGGCCCAACCTCAGTACTGTGTGTATCAGTGGGACAAGTTACATTCTGGACCCTCCAGCGAAAGACACGCAAGAGACCTCGCACACAGAAGGTACGGTTAGGACAACACTCACCTGACACCTAACACAGAAGGTACGGTTAGGGTCTAGCTCAGTGGGTCAACAGTCTTGAGGCCCTGCAGGATACCTGGGTCTAGCTCAGTGGGTCAACAGTCTTGAGGCCCTGCAGGATACCTGGGTCTAGCTCAGTGGGTCAACAGTCTTGAGGCCCTGCAGGATACCTGGGTCTAGCTCAGTGGGTCAACAGTCTTGAGGCCCTGCAGGATACCTGGGTCTAGCTCAGTGGGTCAACAGTCTTGAGGCCCTGCAGGATACCTGGGTCTAGCTCAGTGGGTCAACAGTCTTGAGGCCCTGCAGGATACCTGGGTCTAGCTCAGTGGGTCAACAGTCTTGAGGCCCTGCAGGATACCTGGGTCTAGCTCAGTGGGTCAACAGTCTTGAGGCCCTGCAGGATACCTGGGTCTAGCTCAGTGGGTCAACAGTCTTGAGGCCCTGCAGGATACCTGGGTCTAGCTCAGTGGGTCAACAGTCTTGAGGCCCTGCAGGATACCTGGGTCTAGCTCAGTGGGTCAACAGTCTTGAGGCCCTGCAGGATACCTGGGTCTAGCTCAGTGGGTCAACAGTCTTGAGGCCCTGCAGGATACCTGGGTCTAGCTCAGTGGGTCAACAGTCTTGAGGCCCTGCAGGATACCTGGGTCTAGCTCAGTGGGTCAACAGTCTTGAGGCCCTGCAGGATACCTGGGTCTAGCTCAGTGGGTCAACAGTCTTGAGGCCCTGCAGGATACCTGGGTCTAGCTCAGTGGGTCAACAGTCTTGAGGCCCTGCAGGATACCTGGGTCTAGCTCAGTGGGTCAACAGTCTTGAGGCCCTGCAGGATACCTGGGTCTAGCTCAGTGGGTCAACAGTCTTGAGGCCCTGCAGGATACCTGGGTCTAGCTCAGTGGGTCAACAGTCTTGAGGCCCTGCAGGATACCTGGGTCTAGCTCAGTGGGTCAACAGTCTTGAGGCCCTGCAGGATACCTGGGTCTAGCTCAGTGGGTCAACAGTCTTGAGGCCCTGCAGGATACCTGGGTCTAGCTCAGTGGGTCAACAGTCTTGAGGCCCTGCAGGATACCTGGGTCTAGCTCAGTGGGTCAACAGTCTTGAGGCCCTGCAGGATACCTGGGTCTAGCTCAGTGGGTCAACAGTCTTGAGGCCCTGCAGGATACCTGGGTCTAGCTCAGTGGGTCAACAGTCTTGAGGCCCTGCAGGATACCTGGGTCTAGCTCAGTGGGTCAACAGTCTTGAGGCCCTGCAGGATACCTGGGTCTAGCTCAGTGGGTCAACAGTCTTGAGGCCCTGCAGGATACCTGGGTCTAGCTCAGTGGGTCAACAG from Oncorhynchus gorbuscha isolate QuinsamMale2020 ecotype Even-year unplaced genomic scaffold, OgorEven_v1.0 Un_scaffold_1474, whole genome shotgun sequence encodes:
- the tkfc gene encoding triokinase/FMN cyclase; this translates as MKPQQKLLNSVDRCVDEALEGIVSSSGCLSLLRGHRVVVRADLEVLRGRVALLSGGGSGHEPAHAGYIGSGMLSAVVAGGVFASPPPASVLAAILCLSDAGVSGVLLIVKNYTGDRLNFGLAAEQARNRGVAVEMVIVADDCAFDQPSKAGRRGLCGTVFVHKLAGALAEEGCPLDEIVSKVTEAVKGIGTLGVSLSPCSVPGCLPSFDLPAGEMELGLGIHGEPGIKRSQVTSADEVVKTMVDHMTNPASQSHLSLKSGDSVVLCVNNLGALSCLEISVVTRSAIRYLEGRGVLVARVMSGSFMTSLEMAGVSLSMMRADQEILRLFDAKTTASAWPNLSTVCISGTSYILDPPAKDTQETSHTEGPLSDVMRKALEAVCSSLLQRQEELNSLDRASGDGDCGNTHAQAAKAIQEWLPSHNVPGCPGQLLSTLAGLVQERMGGSSGALYSLFLTAAAALLKDRSDPAAWANAMHAGTDAMRWYGGADPGDRTMLDALCPAVEELRRLTTSPPGGHMAVLQAAVE